Proteins encoded in a region of the Numenius arquata unplaced genomic scaffold, bNumArq3.hap1.1 HAP1_SCAFFOLD_175, whole genome shotgun sequence genome:
- the LOC141478409 gene encoding calmodulin-1-like: MSLPQADQLSEEQIAEFKEAFSLFDKDGDGTITTKELGTVMRSLGQNPTEAELQDMINEVDADGNGTIDFPEFLTMMARKMKDTDSEEEIREAFRVFDKDGNGYISAAELRHVMTNLGEKLTDEEVDEMIREADIDGDGQVNYEEFVQMMTAK; this comes from the exons ATGTCCCTCCCCCAGGCTGACCAGCTTAGCGAGGAGCAGATCGCAG AGTTCAAGGAGGCGTTCTCGCTCTTCGACAAGGACGGGGACGGCACCATCACCACCAAGGAGCTGGGCACCGTCATGCGCTCCCTGGGCCAGAACCCCACCGAGGCTGAGCTGCAGGACATGATCAACGAGGTGGACGCTGACG GCAACGGCACCATTGACTTCCCCGAGTTCCTCACCATGATGGCGAGGAAGATGAAGGACACAGACAGCGAGGAGGAAATCCGCGAGGCTTTCCGTGTCTTTGACAAG gACGGGAATGGGTACATCAGCGCAGCGGAGCTGCGGCACGTGATGACCAACCTGGGGGAGAAGCTGACGGATGAGGAGGTGGATGAGATGATCCGAGAGGCCGACATCGACGGCGACGGGCAGGTCAACTACGAGG